The Coccidioides posadasii str. Silveira chromosome 3, complete sequence genome contains a region encoding:
- a CDS encoding uncharacterized protein (EggNog:ENOG410PKDU~COG:I,J,T~BUSCO:3578at33183), with translation MSTEPAFKEISRQKLAQLDSKIPKEWRLPAKWIPAGMHSPEESVANTKYDAINVMDIPRQCGLLSTKQLEITEKWDVKGLLGEMASGRLTVTEVCEAFCKRAAIAHQLTRCLTEPLFDSALKRASFLDAHLKRTGKPYGPLHGLVVSVKDTFDVEGVDSTTGLASLAFKPAKKNAPLVDLLYSLGAVIITKTNIPQTLAALDSVNNLFGRTLNPLNRQLTAGGSSGGEGALVAMRGSMIGMGTDIGGSIRIPAMCNGIYGFKPSNGRVPFGGQESAMVLGRGRTSIQAVAGPIARSMSDINVVMKEIVPRSELWGVDCIPGKWASETPALGEGEPRKFTIGILRSDGRIPPLPPIAKLLDEVAQKLAGVQGVEVVEIPVPKALGDCQSLANALMAVDGGGFMVDLIENTGESLIPWLQGKTKRGKPKTLAQVFDLQAKREEIEKAMMEMWTRGADQTRKVDAIIHPVAPHPVPELDRYNAVGYTSSWVLLDYPAGTIPVRNFNEADLDLGKEMDSKILTSWDKRNRELWNSNTVNRRVYLNSPLSIQVLTPKLHDYDLYHAMDLIDKALNGSKSSPVKL, from the exons ATGTCCACTGAACCAGCGTTCAAGGAGATCTCGCGCCAGAAGCTAGCCCAGCTCGACTCAAAGATACCCAAAGAATGGCGCCTTCCAGCCAAATGGATCCCTGCTGGGATGCATTCGCCTGAAGAGTCGGTTGCAAACACGAAATATGATGCCATTAATGTCATGGATATCCCGAGACAGTGCGGGCTTTTAAGCACAAAGCAATTGGAAATCACTGAGAAGTGGGATGTCAAAGGGCTATTGGGGGAGATGGCCTCTGGACGACTGACGGTCACGGAGGTGTGCGAGGCCTTTTGTAAG CGTGCGGCCATAGCTCACCAACTCACGCGGTGCCTCACCGAGCCTCTCTTCGACTCTGCCCTGAAACGTGCATCTTTCCTTGACGCTCATCTCAAGCGAACCGGAAAGCCTTATGGCCCTTTGCATGGCCTTGTTGTTTCAGTCAAAGACACATTTGATGTTGAGGGAGTTGACTCCACCACCGGCTTGGCCAGTCTTGCATTCAAGCCTGCTAAGAAGAATGCACCTTTGGTGGACCTTTTATACTCTCTTGGAGCAGTTATCATTACGAAAACCAACATTCCCCAAACTCTTGCGGCTTTGGACAGCGTAAACAATCTTTTTGGCCGAACCCTGAACCCGTTGAATCGCCAACTTACGGCAGGAGGAAGCTCGGGTGGTGAAGGTGCCCTCGTAGCCATGCGAGGCTCTATGATTGGAATGGGCACTGATATTGGCGGCAGTATCCGCATTCCGGCAATGTGTAACGGAATATATGGATTCAAACCTAGCAATGGACGAGTTCCTTTTGGCGGCCAAGAAAGTGCCATGGTGCTAGGCAGAGGGAGGACCTCGATCCAAGCCGTGGCTGGGCCGATTGCACGATCCATGTCCGACATCAACGTTGTGATGAAAGAGATTGTTCCACGATCAGAATTATGGGGTGTAGATTGTATCCCCGGGAAATGGGCGAGTGAAACGCCTGCATTAGGAGAAGGCGAGCCGCGGAAATTCACCATTGGAATTCTGCGTTCTGATGGCCGTATTCCTCCGCTTCCACCAATTGCTAAATTACTTGATGAAGTCGCCCAGAAGCTTGCCGGCGTTCAAGGCGTTGAAGTCGTGGAAATTCCAGTTCCAAAAGCACTTGGTGACTGCCAAAGCCTCGCCAATGCGCTGATGGCGGTTGACGGAGGCGGTTTCATGGTCGACCTTATCGAGAATACAGGCGAGAGTCTCATTCCTTGGCTCCAGGGCAAAACCAAACGAGGAAAACCGAAGACGTTGGCACAGGTATTCGACCTCCAAGCcaagagagaagaaatcgAGAAAGCCATGATGGAGATGTGGACGAGGGGTGCAGATCAGACAAGAAAGGTCGATGCGATCATCCATCCCGTAGCTCCGCATCCAGTCCCAGAGCTGGACAGATATAACGCTGTCGGTTATACATCGAGCTGGGTTCTGTTGGACTATCCGGCTGGTACAATTCCGGTGCGGAATTTCAACGAAGCAGACCTGGACCTGGGAAAGGAGATGGACTCTAAGATTTTGACAAGTTGGGATAAGAGAAACAGAGAGCTGT GGAATTCAAATACCGTGAACCGACGCGTCTACCTTAATTCACCACTCAGCATTCAGGTATTGACGCCCAAATTGCATGACTACGACTTATATCATGccatggatttgattgacAAGGCCCTGAATGGTTCGAAATCTAGCCCGGTAAAGCTGTGA
- a CDS encoding uncharacterized protein (EggNog:ENOG410PVPM~COG:S), which produces MIPAQNCTFMPPAPISPFSPFAYLAYITRNHTAFIYTTETPPESDLLIPRSARGREAAAYLSFIIDYYHELPAYSIFIHANQEQWHNDLFGPRTRDVLRHLRYEAVDAQGYVNLRCMENPGCPISANPLNPTQNDISRDDVRAHLAEIYMDLFAVPRENVPKHIGGVCCAQFAVSRKQILRRPRRDYERMLRWVAETQTTDDFGVGWVMEKVWHIVFGMEAIYCPQYNQCRCDNYGWCGPLQSGDILTPVAAARN; this is translated from the exons ATGATACCTGCTCAGAATTGTACGTTCATGCCTCCAGCGCCAATATCCCCattctctccttttgcttACCTAGCTTATATCACTAGAAACCACACAGCGTTTATCTATACGACCGAGACGCCGCCCGAGAGTGACTTATTGATCCCGCGATCGGCTAGAGGCCGCGAGGCAGCCGCTTACCTATCTTTCATCATTGATTATTACCACGAACTCCCTGCATATTCGATCTTCATTCACGCCAATCAAGAGCAATGGCACAATGACCTCTTTGGACCCAGAACCCGAGACGTTCTCCGACATCTCCGCTATGAGGCTGTCGATGCTCAAGGATATGTTAATCTGCGCTGCATGGAAAATCCCGGATGCCCAATCAGCGCAAATCCACTGAATCCCACACAGAACGATATTAGTCGAGACGATGTGCGGGCGCATCTGGCGGAGATCTATATGGACTTGTTTGCGGTTCCTCGCGAAAATGTGCCGAAACATATTGGTGGAGTCTGCTGTGCACAGTTCGCCGTTAGTCggaaacaaattctgaggAGGCCAAGAAGGGACTATGAACGGATGCTGAGATGGGTTGCAGAGACGCAGACAACAGATGATTTTGGTGTAGGTTGGGTGATGGAGAAAGTGTGGCATATCGTCTTCGGCATGGAGGCTATTTA CTGTCCACAATACAACCAATGTCGCTGTGATAATTATGGGTGGTGCGGGCCACTGCAGTCCGGCGATATACTGACGCCAGTAGCAGCGGCAAGGAATTGA
- a CDS encoding uncharacterized protein (EggNog:ENOG410PKFB~COG:T,Z), whose product MAPSVVEAPAASPVPQKQGHADDANPTQSSEHGQVIEQVQMNNRTVAGKQLRIRTYPKFDTLEDERLYRKQHLAAAFRVFADRGFDEGVAGHISVRDPILTDHFWLNPLSQHFSQICVSDLILVNEDGEVVIGDEPINSAAFSIHSEIHKARPNVNAACHAHSVHGKAFSVFGRELDMMTQDALRFYKSHAVYDNFGGVVLDREEGIRIAKALGDGKAVILQNHGLLTVGESVDEAAFWFISLDKTCHAQLLADAAANGSGYKKIMINKEEAEITAKQVGGPEKGWLAFQGYYDEQIAKTNGAFLK is encoded by the exons ATGGCTCCCTCCGTCGTTGAGGCACCTGCAGCATCCCCCGTGCCCCAAAAGCAGGGCCACGCCGATGACGCCAACCCTACTCAGAGCAGTGAGCACGGACAAGTAATCGAGCAAGTTCAGATGAACAACCGGACAGTCGCGGGCAAACAGCTCCGTATCAGAACCTATCCCAAGTTCGACACCCTCGAAGACGAGCGTCTATATCGCAAGCAGCATCTAGCAGCTGCATTTCGAGTATTCGCAGATCGCGGTTTCGACGAGGGTGTGGCAGGGCATATTTCAGTGCGAGATCCAATACTGACGGATCATTTTT GGTTGAATCCGCTTTCACAGCACTTTTCCCAAATATGCGTCTCTGATCTCATTTTGGTCAACGAAGACGGAGAGGTTGTCATCGGCGATGAGCCCATCAACTCGGCAGCATTCTCTATCCACTCCGAGATCCATAAGGCGCGGCCAAATGTCAATGCTGCCTGTCACGCCCACAGTGTGCATGGAAAGGCATTTTCGGTGTTTGGAAGGGAGTTGGATATGATGACACAAGATGCTCTCCGCTTCTATAAATCCCACGCAGTGTACGACAATTTTGGAGGCGTAGTGCTCGATCGAGAGGAGGGAATTCGTATTGCGAAGGCGTTGGGTGACGGGAAGGCCGTGATTTTGCAGAATCACGGACTGTTGACTGTTGGAGAGAGTGTGGATGAGGCGGCATTTTGGTTCATCAGCTTGGATAAGACTTGCCACGCACAATTGTTGGCAGATGCGGCGGCAAATGGATCTGGGTATAAGAAGATCATGATCAATAAAGAGGAGGCTGAAATTACAGCAAAACAAGTCGGGGGGCCAGAGAAAGGTTGGCTGGCGTTCCAAGGGTACTATGATGAGCAGATCGCAAAAACGAACGGTGCATTCTTGAAGTAA
- a CDS encoding uncharacterized protein (EggNog:ENOG410PTTJ~TransMembrane:4 (i21-46o58-80i92-109o121-144i)), translated as MGSHRYSELGRSLGIFGDQLPWYWKLFASGSAWLLLAGFLIFPLSMDYENSDLGGNRQALIAVSLALVVVASINCVIYCVRWRKAYELVDSIFLAYLGSSITGLLNLVLNTVLRSLPLDTLAIAAIVICSIFTVGCAIAVLYHWRDEFSASGLKRKRRRRRDHRLDDTELQRRQLLKLLSKNSDRAPSPDVTQNTFRIDIPDPTVERDEESNAMPQQPSEFPLARPLPTTSYNLKRHTISSIRSSTPDSVKKYSPVDSDQSRQPKYPIAELGDL; from the exons ATGGGCTCCCATCGTTATTCAGAACTTGGACGCAGCCTGGGAATATTTGGTGACCAGCTGCCATGGTACTGGAAGCTCTTCGCAAGCGGTTCAGCGTGGCTGCTTTTGGCTGG GTTCCTGATTTTCCCTCTTTCTATGGATTACGAGAATTCGGATTTAGGAGGAAATAGACAAGCATTGATTGCGGTATCTCTGGCGCTGGTTGTCGTCGCATCGATTAACTGCGTAATATATTGTGTGAGATGGAGAAAGGCCTATGAGCTCGTGGATTCTATCTTTTT GGCTTACCTCGGCTCAAGTATCACCGGTCTGTTAAATCTCGTCTTGAATACCGTCCTTCGAAGTCTACCCCTCGACACTTTGGCCATCGCCGCCATCGTTATATGCTCCATTTTCACAGTCGGATGCGCTATAGCCGTCCTCTATCATTGGCGTGATGAGTTCTCAGCGTCCGGACTCAAAAGGAAGCGGCGACGGCGCAGAGACCACCGCCTCGATGACACCGAGCTGCAGAGACGACAACTGCTCAAACTGCTCTCGAAGAACTCTGATCGAGCACCCAGTCCAGATGTGACTCAAAACACCTTCAGGATTGATATTCCTGATCCTACCGTTGAGAGGGATGAAGAATCAAACGCCATGCCGCAGCAACCATCCGAATTTCCCCTCGCACGGCCACTTCCAACAACCAGCTATAACCTAAAGAGGCATACCATATCGTCCATTCGTTCATCTACTCCCGACAGCGTGAAGAAATACAGCCCTGTCGACTCGGATCAGTCCCGCCAACCCAAATATCCAATTGCCGAATTGGGCGACCTCTAA
- a CDS encoding uncharacterized protein (EggNog:ENOG410PHGE~COG:Q), producing MAAAQQEVKLRNFDSIFSLEGKVAVVTGGSRGLGLHSASGLLQAGCSKVYITSRKAKACEEAVAALNALPNKRPGARAISIPADSSKLSEIERLVAEVKKTTDHVDILFANAGATWGEKFETHPEPAFQKVMDLNVKSVFYCVQKFAPLLEARATIEDPSRVIITASVAGIMVGSMGNNATFSYSVSKAAAIHLAKNLAVALGPRHILSNAIAPGFYPSKMANELMKIQGGKDKLAEHSPNKKLGEPEDIAGLVVFLSSRAASHINGACITTDGGAHLKGRM from the exons ATGGCAGCAGCACAGCAAGAAGTCAAACTCCGAAACTTTGACAGCATCTTTTCCCTTGAGGGCAAGGTTGCAGTCGTCACCGGTGGCTCTCGAGGTTTGGGATTACACTCTGCGAGCGG TCTCCTCCAAGCGGGCTGCTCCAAAGTCTACATTACTTCACGCAAAGCGAAGGCATGCGAAGAAGCTGTTGCCGCTTTGAATGCCCTGCCAAACAAGCGTCCGGGTGCCCGGGCCATCTCGATCCCTGCAGACAGCTCCAAGTTATCAGAGATCGAGCGACTAGTTGCCGAAGTAAAGAAAACAACTGACCATGTCGACATCCTGTTTGCCAACGCCGGAGCCACTTGGGGAGAGAAGTTCGAGACACATCCCGAGCCAGCGTTCCAGAAGGTCATGGATCTGAACGTCAAGAGCGTTTTCTACTGTGTGCAGAA ATTCGCTCCTCTCCTCGAGGCTCGTGCCACTATTGAAGATCCCTCCCGTGTCATCATTACAGCCTCCGTGGCCGGAATAATGGTCGGTAGCATGGGGAATAACGCCACCTTCAGTTACTCCGTTTCCAAGGCCGCCGCCATCCATCTCGCCAAGAACCTTGCTGTCGCCCTGGGACCGCGGCACATCCTGTCAAATGCAATTGCACCGGGGTTTTATCCGTCCAAAATGGCCAACGAACTCATGAAGATCCAGGGGGGAAAGGATAAATTGGCAGAGCATAGCCCTAATAAGAAGTTGGGCGAGCCTGAGGATATTGCCGGCCTAGTGGTATTCTTGTCGAGCAGAGCAGCCAGCCATATTAACGGAGCCTGTATTACGACGGATGGTGGCGCGCATTTGAAGGGGCGGATGTAA